The following proteins are co-located in the Apium graveolens cultivar Ventura chromosome 5, ASM990537v1, whole genome shotgun sequence genome:
- the LOC141661201 gene encoding uncharacterized protein LOC141661201 — MSEEYKAGVKQFCKLVAENSKNINFILCPCTKCLNIIEVNGPNELHDHMMFHDTVDTDFMEDAQGGSSSVEKDIPNIINDELRDHPDMYEELKNDVALSLWPGCTKASRLSAVLTLYNLKVGHQISDTFLMEMLTAVSELLSDGNVLPRRAYAAKQMLKSIGLVHNRIHACQNDCILYPKEYEMLDECPKCHLKRFKDGNSPSKVMWYFPIIPRLMRLYASPEDSKHLTWHHNGRIKDGMLRHPADSPQWKTFDDVHRDFGKEPRNLRLALSTDGMNPHRLQSSSHSTWPVILIVYNLVSSLCMKRKYMMMSTLIYGPIQPGNDIDVYLAPLIEDLKLLWEEGIEVEDRYRNDHFRLKAMLFGTISDFPAYNNLSGYSVKGYDVCALCGDKTDNVRLKNCKKCVYMGLIGTLLGVLGKIKDGLSARMDMIDMGIRSELAPVEVEGKKPYLPPAAYTLSRNEKNILLQTLHSVKGNNHKVVLVLQVIE, encoded by the exons ATGTCGGAAGAATACAAAGCTGGTGTCAAACAGTTTTGTAAGCTTGTGGCAGAAAATTCCAAGAATATTAATTTCATCTTATGCCCGTGTACGAAATGTTTGAATATTATTGAAGTTAATGGTCCAAACGAGTTGCATGACCACATGATGTTTCATG ATACAGTTGATACCGATTTTATGGAAGATGCTCAGGGTGGTAGTTCTAGTGTTGAAAAGGATATCCCTAACATCATTAATGATGAATTACGTGATCATCCTGATATGTATGAGGAGTTAAAGAACGATGTTGCTTTATCTTTATGGCCTGGGTGCACTAAGGCTTCTAGATTATCAGCTGTGTTGACTCTATATAACCTAAAAGTTGGTCATCAAATTTCTGATACGTTCTTGATGGAGATGCTCACAGCTGTTAGTGAACTTTTGTCGGATGGTAATGTTCTCCCTCGTAGAGCTTATGCAGCTAAACAAATGCTCAAATCCATTGGATTAGTACACAACCGAATTCATGCGTGCCAAAATGATTGTATTCTTTACCCAAAAGAGTATGAAATGTTGGATGAATGTCCAAAGTGTCATTTAAAACGATTTAAGGATGGAAATTCCCCGTCCAAGGTCATGTGGTACTTCCCAATAATACCCAGATTGATGCGGTTGTATGCTAGTCCTGAAGATTCAAAACATTTAACATGGCATCACAATGGGAGAATTAAAGATGGAATGTTGAGACACCCTGCTGATTCACCTCAGTGGAAGACATTTGATGATGTACATCGGGACTTTGGGAAGGAACCAAGAAATCTTCGCTTAGCACTTTCAACCGATGGAATGAATCCTCACCGTCTCCAAAGTAGTTCTCATAGTACTTGGCCTGTCATTCTAATTGTTTATAATTTGGTGTCGTCGCTCTGTATGAAGCGTAAATATATGATGATGTCTACCTTAATATATGGTCCTATACAACCTGGTAATGATATTGATGTATATTTGGCACCTTTGATTGAGGATTTGAAGCTACTATGGGAAGAGGGTATTGAAGTAGAAGATCGTTATAGAAATGATCATTTTAGGTTAAAGGCCATGTTGTTTGGAACTATAAGTGATTTTCCCGCTTATAACAATCTATCTGGATATAGTGTGAAAGGTTATGATGTATGTGCTTTATGTGGTGATAAGACGGATAATGTCCGATTAAAGAATTGTAAGAAGTGTGTTTATATGGG CCTAATTGGTACTTTGTTGGGTGTCCTGGGTAAAATAAAAGATGGTTTGAGTGCAAGAATGGACATGATAGACATGGGAATAAGAAGCGAACTAGCCCCCGTAGAAGTTGAAGGCAAAAAACCTTATTTGCCCCCTGCAGCTTATACTCTGTCGAGGAATGAGAAAAATATCTTATTACAAACACTTCATTCTGTGAAG GGTAACAATCACAAAGTTGTGCTGGTTCTTCAAGTCATTGAGTAG